Proteins encoded by one window of Manihot esculenta cultivar AM560-2 chromosome 10, M.esculenta_v8, whole genome shotgun sequence:
- the LOC110624697 gene encoding uncharacterized protein LOC110624697 isoform X46: protein MDSLTVVQNHHYLRGATMDSLTGVQNHHYLSDSGSTFGGSKPSLSARSDYGFTYGGSKPSLSAQSDSGSPFGGSKPSLSAQSDSGSPFGGSKPSLSAVSGSAFNLGGSKPSLSSVSGSAFNLGGSKPSLSSLSDSGFTFDGSKPSLSGVPYTDQTNTNSCEINAESGHGTTSTAEVLSNLQKVNIEEEIAGKESNNTNEVSPLTPSCIKKEEEAREANPEAAKTSSLMVISRILKGIPQDPHFYQLRNHSELARKIMICSWDQIFLETAEKIHSLQPNGFWVRARELWKTMEELQSMGYNVIPLRRRLVELTNVMTDLKLFKSNIKGLKIKAEDHRAEKRRLKFVILSLQEIIMGEEEGMERVVAEVMDLEKELPKFDEAFANLALEPL, encoded by the exons ATGGATTCACTTACGGTGGTTCAAAACCATCATTATCTG CGCGGAGCGACTATGGATTCACTTACGGGGGTTCAAAACCATCATTATCTG AGCGACTCTGGATCCACTTTCGGTGGTTCAAAACCATCATTATCTG CGCGGAGCGACTATGGATTCACTTACGGTGGTTCAAAACCATCATTATCTG CGCAGAGCGACTCTGGATCCCCTTTCGGTGGTTCAAAACCATCATTATCTG CGCAGAGCGACTCTGGATCCCCTTTCGGTGGTTCAAAACCATCATTATCTG CGGTGAGCGGCTCTGCATTCAATCTCGGTGGTTCAAAACCATCATTATCTT CGGTGAGCGGCTCTGCATTCAATCTCGGTGGTTCAAAACCATCATTATCTT CTCTGAGCGACTCTGGATTCACTTTCGATGGTTCAAAACCATCATTATCTG GCGTCCCATACACTGACCAAACCAACACAAACTCCTGCGAGATTAATGCAGAATcaggccacg GTACGACAAGCACAGCTGAAGTTTTGAGTAATCTGCAAAAAGTTAATATTGAAGAAGAGATTGCTGGGAAAGAGAGCAACAATACCAATGAAGTGAGTCCTTTGACTCCATCTTGTATCAAAAAGGAGGAAGAAGCAAGAGAAGCAAATCCAGAAGCTGCTAAAACTTCATCATTAATGGTGATTTCTAGAATTTTAAAGGGTATACCTCAAGACCCTCATTTTTATCAGCTTAGAAATCACTCTGAACTTGCAAGAAAAATCATGATATGTTCATGGGACCAGATTTTCTTAGAAACTGCAGAAAAAATTCACTCTTTACAACCAAATGGTTTCTGGGTCAGAGCCAGAGAGCTGTGGAAAACAATGGAGGAGTTGCAGAGCATGGGATATAATGTGATTCCTTTGAGAAGAAGATTAGTGGAGTTAACTAATGTCATGACAGATTTGAAGCTgtttaaatcaaatataaaaGGGTTAAAAATCAAGGCAGAGGATCACAGAGCAGAGAAAAGAAGACTTAAATTTGTGATTTTGAGCTTGCAGGAAATAATTATGGGAGAAGAAGAAGGCATGGAGAGAGTAGTAGCTGAGGTTATGGATTTGGAGAAAGAGTTGCCAAAATTTGATGAAGCATTTGCCAATTTAGCTTTGGAGCCTCTCTAG
- the LOC110624697 gene encoding uncharacterized protein LOC110624697 isoform X41 → MDSLTVVQNHHYLSDSGSTFGGSNPSLSARSDYGFTYGGSKPSLSAQSDSGSTFGGSKPSLSARSDYGFTYGGSKPSLSAQSDSGSPFGGSKPSLSAQSDSGSPFGGSKPSLSAVSGSAFNLGGSKPSLSSVSGSAFNLGGSKPSLSSLSDSGFTFDGSKPSLSGVPYTDQTNTNSCEINAESGHGTTSTAEVLSNLQKVNIEEEIAGKESNNTNEVSPLTPSCIKKEEEAREANPEAAKTSSLMVISRILKGIPQDPHFYQLRNHSELARKIMICSWDQIFLETAEKIHSLQPNGFWVRARELWKTMEELQSMGYNVIPLRRRLVELTNVMTDLKLFKSNIKGLKIKAEDHRAEKRRLKFVILSLQEIIMGEEEGMERVVAEVMDLEKELPKFDEAFANLALEPL, encoded by the exons ATGGATTCACTTACGGTGGTTCAAAACCATCATTATCTG AGCGACTCTGGATCCACTTTCGGTGGTTCAAATCCATCATTATCTG CGCGGAGCGACTATGGATTCACTTACGGGGGTTCAAAACCATCATTATCTG CGCAGAGCGACTCTGGATCCACTTTCGGTGGTTCAAAACCATCATTATCTG CGCGGAGCGACTATGGATTCACTTACGGTGGTTCAAAACCATCATTATCTG CGCAGAGCGACTCTGGATCCCCTTTCGGTGGTTCAAAACCATCATTATCTG CGCAGAGCGACTCTGGATCCCCTTTCGGTGGTTCAAAACCATCATTATCTG CGGTGAGCGGCTCTGCATTCAATCTCGGTGGTTCAAAACCATCATTATCTT CGGTGAGCGGCTCTGCATTCAATCTCGGTGGTTCAAAACCATCATTATCTT CTCTGAGCGACTCTGGATTCACTTTCGATGGTTCAAAACCATCATTATCTG GCGTCCCATACACTGACCAAACCAACACAAACTCCTGCGAGATTAATGCAGAATcaggccacg GTACGACAAGCACAGCTGAAGTTTTGAGTAATCTGCAAAAAGTTAATATTGAAGAAGAGATTGCTGGGAAAGAGAGCAACAATACCAATGAAGTGAGTCCTTTGACTCCATCTTGTATCAAAAAGGAGGAAGAAGCAAGAGAAGCAAATCCAGAAGCTGCTAAAACTTCATCATTAATGGTGATTTCTAGAATTTTAAAGGGTATACCTCAAGACCCTCATTTTTATCAGCTTAGAAATCACTCTGAACTTGCAAGAAAAATCATGATATGTTCATGGGACCAGATTTTCTTAGAAACTGCAGAAAAAATTCACTCTTTACAACCAAATGGTTTCTGGGTCAGAGCCAGAGAGCTGTGGAAAACAATGGAGGAGTTGCAGAGCATGGGATATAATGTGATTCCTTTGAGAAGAAGATTAGTGGAGTTAACTAATGTCATGACAGATTTGAAGCTgtttaaatcaaatataaaaGGGTTAAAAATCAAGGCAGAGGATCACAGAGCAGAGAAAAGAAGACTTAAATTTGTGATTTTGAGCTTGCAGGAAATAATTATGGGAGAAGAAGAAGGCATGGAGAGAGTAGTAGCTGAGGTTATGGATTTGGAGAAAGAGTTGCCAAAATTTGATGAAGCATTTGCCAATTTAGCTTTGGAGCCTCTCTAG